The genomic stretch TGGTTATTATCCGCTGTGATGGCTACCGGAAAAATGCCGGCTCTCTGGCCAAAAGGGCTTTCGGGCAACTGGGCACCGCTGGGGGCCACCGGGAGAGTGCTCGAGCCGAGATTCCCCTGGAGAATCTGGAGGGATTGGTAAGGACTTTGTCTACGAGGACTCTCCAGCGTTTGGTGAGTAAACACTTCCGTTCTTGATTTTTCTCTTAACGCCGCCAGGGCCAAGGGGGTAGAATCCCCTTATGCGTCAGCTTCTGGTGGTAGTTCTGCTGTTTCTGACCTTTCTTCCCTCCTTGGGGAAAGCTGGAGAGAACCTTCCCCTGCTCTCTCCTGTTAAGGACCTCCGCTATCTGGAAGGAGATCCCAGGCTTCGTCAAGACTTCTATGAGGAGCGTTTGCGACTCCTTAAAAAACTCGAAAGAGAAATAGAGCTCTTAAACCAGAAGACCAAGGAGAGGCGCTTCAAAAGGCAACTTGATGAGGCCATCTTATCTTTAAAGGAGCTGCCTTCCATCTGGCAGAAACTTCGCAGCCCCCGGACTCCGCTTTCAGTCTATCTTCCAGCGATTCCCGACCCCGGTTCCCCTCCCTATAAGGTCAAAACCTTTATTGGCCTTTTAGACGTTGGTTTTCAGCTGGAGACCCAATTAAAGACCCTTGGGGACAAAATTTCCCTTAAAGAGGCCCAGGTGAAGCGTCTCTCTGAAGCCCTTGATCGCATATACGCTGATTATTTGGCTGCCCGCGAGAGAGGTCCGTCGATCAAGGCCTATGTTCTTCTGGCAGAGGTTTTGACTCTTCAGGCCCGCTGGGCCCTCTCCAAGGCCGAACTTCTTCAGGCAGAAGAGCTGGAGAAGTCTCTTTTGGCTAGGAAGAAGTCTTTTAAGACCACGGTCTCTCGAGTCTTTACCGCCCTTAAGGTGACCTCCCAAGATATTGTCCAGGCGGAAAGGGCGGTCTCCCAAAGTCAAAAGGAATCAGAGGCGCTCCTCAGGCAGACAAATGCCAGGCGCCAGGATCTAGAAAAGGAGCTGGCCCTTATAGAAGTCCGTCTGGTGAAGCTTGGTGCGGCGCCCGGAGGTTCCAAAACCGGGCCCTCTTGGCCTCAAAAGCGCTGGGAGACGAGAAAGGAGCGTCTTGAGCTGACCCTGGAAGTCTTGGCTGAGCAGGAAAGGTTGGCCCGAATATCTCTTGAGAGGGCCCGCTTTTGGCGGGACTGGCTTGTCTGTTTTAAACAGTGCTCCCGGAGGGAAACTCTAGCCAAATTAAGGAAAATGAAAGCCTTCCAGAGGAGCCTTCGGGATTCAAAGAGAGAGCTCTGGCAGAGGCTCTCTTATCTCTCTCAGCAGCTACTTCTTGTCCAGAGTGCCATCAGTCTTCATCGAGAGGAAGAAAGACGTTATCTGGGACGTCCTCAAGGCAGAGAGGTGGCTCGCCTTCTGAACGAAGAAAAAGCCTTAGAGAAGGTTTTGGATGATCTGAACCATCTTCTCACTCAGGAGGCAAAGCATCTTGAGAGACTAATCTATGAATGTGGGGTGGTCATTGATCTCTGGGAAACCAGGGTTGGCCCTTGGGGCAGATTCCTGGAGGAGGTTAAGGAGACCTATCTGCGCAGTCAGGATACCCTAAAACGAGTCCTCTATTATCCCCTTTTTAGTGTCGGTCAGATGACGTTTACCCTGGCCGGGGCCTTTAAGTTTTTCTTTATCCTGTCTTTGGGTATCGGGGTCCTCAGATTTTTCCGGCGTCGCCTGGAAAGATTCTTGGTTTATCGGCTACGTCTGGCCACCGGTCTAGTTAATTCTCTCTCTACTCTTTCTTACTATAGCCTTTTGGTGATCCTGGTCATCGTGGCCCTGTCCAGTGTCGGGGTCAACATGAATCAGGTCGGCCTTATCTTTGGGGCCCTGGGCGTAGGTATTGGTTTTGGCCTTCAGACCATCGCTAATAATTTCATCTCCGGTATAATCCTTCTTACCGAAAGGAGTCTCAGCGTTGGAGATATAGTCGAACTTGAGGACGGCACTTTGGGCCAGGTGAAGCAGATCACCATAAGAAGCACGGTGATCAGAACCTTTGATGGTCTTGATCTCATTGTTCCCAATTCTGAATTCATCTCTGGTCGAGTGGCCACCTGGACTTATGGAGATGACTGGCGTCGTCTCCACATCCCCTTTGGGGTAGCCTATGGCTCGGATCCGGAAAAGGTCCGTGAGGTGGCTAGCTCCGCAGCCCGAAGCGTTCCTCTGACTGTGGAGGATGATCATCACCCTATTCGGGTCTGGTTTAAGGGCTTTGGTGACAGTAGTCTTGATTTTGATCTGGTGGTCTGGATAAGGCTCTATCATGCTCGTCCCCTTACAGGGATGATTAGTGATTACTACTATGCCCTCTATCGGGCCCTTTCAGAGGCCGGAATCGAAATCCCCTTCCCCCAGCGGGATCTTCACTTGCGCAGTGTCGATTCCCAAATTTTAGAAAAGCTTAAGAAGCAGACCCCAGATGAGAATCTGAGCAACTTTAGATAGGGAGGTCCTTTTATGCCCATATATGAGTATTGGTGTCTTAATTGCAGACGTATCTCCTCCCACCTGGTTCTTAACACCGCAACTTTTGAACCCTATTGTAATCATTGTGGTGGCAGACGGGTCAAAAAACTTATCTCTCGGGTCAATGTTCGCCTTTCTGAAGAGACAAGGCTGGAGAGATTGACTGATCCCTCCCTGCTGGGAGGGCTGGATGAAAACGATCCTCGAAGCATGATGAAGCTTATAGAAAAGATGGGGCCTTTGGCCGGAGACGATCTGGAAGAGGATTTCGGCCAGATGATGGAAGAGGCCATGGAGGAGATGGAACAAGGTTCAAAGGAAGATTCCACCTCTGAGGAGGCGGCTTCTTTGTCTGAAGCTGTCCAGACCACAGAGGATAAGACAACCAGGGGAGAGGTATAATGGACAGAGTTGTGGCTATGATTCTTGCTGGGGGGCGGGTGGACGAGCTTTCGGTGCTTACCTTCTTCCGTCCCAAGTCGGCTGTTCCCTTTGGGGGCCTTTATCGGGTTATTGATTTTCCGATGAGCAATTTGATGCACTCTGGTATTGAGAGGGCAGGGGTGCTCTCTCAATACCGTCCCTATTCTCTTATAAACCACCTTGATGCTGGTGCTCCCTGGGACATGGTTGGTCGCCGGCGAGGGGTCTTTATCCTGCCGCCATTTAAGGGCCTTCAGGCCTCGGACTGGTACAAGGGCACTGCTGACGCCGTTTATCAAAATCTTGACTTTATCGCCCGATTTGATCCGGAGTTGGTGCTGATCATATCCGGAGATCATATCTACCGGATGGACTACCGTCCCCTGATTGAATTTCATCGACGCCACCGGGCCGATCTCACTGTGGCCTTCACGGAGATTAAAGACATTACCGGGGCCCACCGTTTTGGCCAGGGCGAGATTGAAGATACCTACCCCGATGGCGGTCCCCTGGTGAGCTATGTGGAAAAGCCAAGTCAGCTCATCCACCCCTGGGCCAGCTTGACTATCTATGTCTTTAGACGGCCGGTGCTGGAGGAAGTCTTAGAGGCCAATGCCCAGGAGAGTTCTCACGAATTTGGTCGGGACATAATCCCCAAGATGTTAGGGATCTACCGGGTCTTTGGTTACAAACACCGGGGCTATTGGGGCTATAGTCGGACTATCGAAGAATATTGGCAGACAAATATGGATCTTCTTGGCCCTCTTCCCAAAATTGATCTTTGTGCCTGGCAGATTCGGACCAATTTGGCCCACAGGGACGTCCGCGATCGACAACCGACCATTGTTGGTCCTAAAGCGAGGATTGAAAATACCCTTTTTTATAACGGGGGAGAGATTCTGGGAGAGGTGGTCAATTCGATCCTTTTCCCGGGAGTAAGAATAGCCGAAGGGGCAAGGGTTAAGAATTCCATTCTCTTTTATGATACCGTTGTAGAGACCGGGGCCCATTTGGAAAAAGTCATCGCTGATGCCGGGGTAGTTGTGGAGGCCGGGGTTCGAGTAGGGGCAGAGGCTGGCTGGGATGGGCCGGTAACAGTGATCGGGCGCCAGAGCCGGGTGGCCTCCGGGGTGGAGATTGAGCCCGGGGTAACCATCTACCCTCACCTAACCCCTGAGGCCTTCAGCCGTCCACGCTATCGATCCGGGGAGGTCATTCAATGAGAGACGTAATCGCCGTCTTGCTGGCCGGAGGAGTGGGAAGTCGGCTCAATATCTTGGTGCGCCATCGGGCCAAGCCGGCTGTTCCTTTTGGGGGAATCTACCGTATCATAGACTTTACCCTTTCCAATGTGGCTAACTCGGGTTTATCCCAGGTGGCCGTACTTACCCAATACAAACCTCTTTCCCTGATGGACCATATAGGCGATGGTTCGGCCTGGGATTTCATCGGTCGCACCCGAGCGATCAAAATTTTGCCGCCCAAAACAGGTGAAAAAGATTGGGATTGGTATAAGGGCACCGCTGACGCTGTCAGGCAAAATCTGGAATTCATAACCAATCGCTATTCTAGAAATGTCCTGGTCCTCTCTGGGGACCACGTCTACTACATGGATTATGCCGAAATGATTCGTTTCCATCGAGAGAAAAAGGCCCAGGTGACTGTTGCCATGATGAGGGTCCCCTGGGAACTTACCTATCAGTTCGGCATTGGCATCACTGATGAAAACGGACGCATTGTGGATTGGGAGGAAAAGCCAGCCAAGGCCCGTTCTAATCTGGCCTCGATGGGAATCTATGTCTTTGATACTGACTATCTCGTTAGAACCTTAGAGACAGTAAAAGGTGAAGACTTTGGCATGCATATCATCCCCCGGGCCCTGGCCGAGGCTCGAGTTTACGCCTTTCCCTTTACCGGCTACTGGCGAGATGTGGGCACCATCCAGGCCTACTGGGAGGCCAACCTTGACCTGCTCCGGCCAAACTCCGGGCTAACTCCCGAGGCCTGGCAGATTTACACCAATCTTGAGGCCGAAGGCCTCCCCTATGATCGTCCTCCGGTCCAGGTCTTCCCCGAGGCCGAGGTGATAAGGAGTGTCATTTCCCCGGCCTGCATTATCCAGGGCCGGGTGGAGAACTCGGTTCTGTCTCCTGGTGTCTTTGTGGGTAAAGAGGCTGTGGTTCGGGATTCAGTCATCATGCATGATACCCGCATCGAATCCGGAGCCTTGGTGGAGCGGAGTATTATCGACAAGGAGGTGGTTATCGGGTCTGGAGCCGTGGTCGGTCAGGGAGACAGGAGCCTGGCCAATCAAGAATACCCCAAACACCTTTACTCCGGTCTGACTCTTATAGGGAAGTGGGCTATTGTTCCCCCCGGTTTTCGGGTCGGGACGAACTGCATCATCTACCCCCGGGTAGATCTTTCTCATTACAGGGGGGAGAAAATATTGGCCGATGGCCAGACCCTTAAGGCCTAGATCGGCGAGGTCTCTCTTTGAAGACTACTCTCAGGGGGCTGAAGTGGAAGCCTAAATATTCTCTCAGCCTGCCCACCATGAAGCGCCGGTAACTCTCGGGAATTTCTTCTGGATAGCTGGTAAAGACCAAGATGGTGGGTGGTTTGGTCTTGACCTGAGTGGCGTAGTAGAATTTGATCTTCCGTCCGGTGGAGGCAGTAGGAAGCCTTTCGGCGGCAATCTCCTGGAGGGCCCGATTGATCACTGAAGTAGGTACTTGACGACAGAAGTGGCTATAGACCTGATCAATGGCCTGAAGGATCTTGTTTACCCGCCGGCCGGTAAGAGCTGAGGTGGTAATGATGGGAGCATAGGGAACGAACCGGGCTCCATAACGGACTGCCTCTCGGAGACGGTTGGCCTCTTCCCGGCGGCCATCAAGGAGATCCCACTTGTTGATGACGATGACACATCCCCGCCCTGCCTCCTCCACATAGGAAAGAATCTTTTGATCTTGATCGGTGATGCCTTCCTCCGCCGTAAGCACAACTACAGCTATATCGCAGGCCTTGATACTGGAGAGGGCCTTAAGGGCGCTGAATTTTTCTAAAACTTTTTTGGTCCGAGAGCGGCGTCTTATCCCCGCGGTGTCAATGAGGAGGTAACAGCGACCATCCGGAGTCTTAAGAAGGGTGTCAATGCTGTCTCTGGTGGTTCCAGGTATATCGCTGACAATCATCCGGGGTTCACCGAGGAGGCGATTTACCAGGCTTGATTTGCCCACGTTGGGGCGACCGACAAAGGCCACCTTAATGGCTTCGGTCTCTTCTCCCCTGGGGGCTTCAGGCAGACGCTCTAAGATGGCCTCAAGGAGTTCTTCGATTCCACGCCCTTGAGTGGCTGAGACGAAAAAGAGCCTCTCTGGCCCCAGGCGATAGAATTCACTGGCCATCTCCTCATCTTTTGGGGATTCTACCTTGTTGACTACGTAAAGAACCGGCTTGCCAGAGCGCCGGAGAATCTCCGCTACCTCTTCATCAAGGGGAGTAAGCCCAGATTTGGCATCCACCAGGAAAAGGATAAGATCTGCCTCGGCCATTCCGGCCCTTGTCTGCTCTAGAGTAAGTTTGGTTAGCTGATCTTCTTCTCCGGGAAGAAGGCCTCCGGTATCGATGAGGATAAACTCCCGATCTTCGGTACGGACCCGACCATAGAGACGGTCTCTGGTCACCCCGGCCGTGGGTTCCACCAGGGCCTTACGGGATCGGGTAAGGCGGTTAAAAAGGGTGGATTTGCCCACGTTGGGGCGGCCAACGATAGCTACTCGGGGAAGACCTCCTTTCTTCATGGCAGAAAGACCTTAAGTGGTGAGAGAAGAAGCGTCAACCGGTAGGTCAAGAATGAAGCTCTTTAAGGAGCTAAAGGGGGTAAATGTGTCACGAAGGACAAGGTCTTTGAGTTTTTTGAGCCCGGGCGAGATATAGGCGGCAAAGTGTCTTCGTCCGGCCCGGGTAAGACGAACAAAGGCTGACAGGGCTTGGAGGTGACGATGAAGGGCCAGGAGATCATACTGGCGCCTGAGGGCGGCTTCCGGTCGCCCCGAGAGCCGGAGATAGGCTTGAAGAAGATCTTCTTCAAGAGAGGGAGAAAGGTCAAGATAGGGATCGCGCAGAAGGGAGGCCAGGTCATAGGCCGGCGGTCCCAGACGGAGCCCCTGAAAGTCAATAAGCCGGAGACGATTGTCTTTTACCATTAGGTTGCGGGACTGAAAATCACGGTGGAGAAGGACTGGATTCTGGTCAAAGCTGGCTTCAGCGACCCGCGCCAGAGAATACAGGTCTCTGGCTACCGAAAGAGGGACTTCTATCTTTAGACCCTGGTGACAGAAGATGGCCACAAAGGCCGCCGATTCTTTAAAGACCATGAGCTGGCGTCCATAGGTGGTCGTCTCCAGGAATACTCGAGGGGCTTTATGGGGATCAAGGCTCTGGAGATGAAGGAGGATGTCTACCGCCTCTTCAAGAAGATCTACCCGGTTGTTGAGCTGATAGGCTTTTTCTAAGTGCCAATTTCCAAGATCTTCCGTAAAGATAACCCCTTCCTCAGGCCAGAAGAAATAGGGCCGGGGTACCGGAAGCCCCTTCCGATAAAGGAATTTGGCCCAAAGCCACCAGCAACGGGCCTCAAATAGCCCTCCTGGGGCAGGAACGATGGCCACCAGGGGGCCAATGTCTGTCTCCAGACGAAAAAAACGCCTCAAGGATCCATCTCCAGGAATCTCTTCCCTTATCTGGCCAGAGACTCCAAAGAGAGAAAGAAGGGCCTTAAGATCAGGGCATGAAGATGAGGGAGGGGGGAACAATGGTCTCCTCCACCTTGGCCCTGGGAGCTATTTCGGCCCCGGGCCAGACAACGCTTCGGCGGATCAAGGTGCCAGGGCCTATGACCACCTGTTGGTCCACAAATGTCCAATCCCGAAGCTCTACCCCCTGAATAGGGCTGAGACACACCAATGGGGTTGCCAGGTTGGGCTCGGTTTCGAGGTGAACCCTTCTGTAGAGAAGATCCTCATGAAGCTTAAGGTAGCTTTCTCTGGTGCCAAAGTCGCAGATGTAGGCCTTGGTCTCATAGGCAGCCAAAAGACCATCCGGGGCCAAACGCTGGTAAGTGTCTATGAGATCCGATGGTCCGGGAGGAAGATGGTCTATAAGCTTGGGAGAGATAACCTGGATGCCGCAAAATGTATGGGTCCCTTGAACCCTTAGGGCCCGCACTTTTCCCCTCTCCACTAAAAGATTGTCGTTTCCCCCTCCCCTTTTGACTACCATGGTAACCAGACACCCCGTGGCAAAATGTTCCTTTAAGAGATGATTAAAGTCAAGGTCACCGAAGAAGATGTCCCCGTTTATAATTACTGTTGCCTCTTCTTGGCAGAGGAAGGTTGCGGCCCCCTTTAGGGCCCCTCCAGTTAAGAGAATTTCTTTTTCAAAAAAGAGGCTGGTTTCGATTTTGAGATCGGCCGCTTTTAAAGCGCTGACAATTCTTTCTGGTAGATGATGGAGGTTTATAGCTACCCGCCGGAACCCCAGTCTTTCCAGACGCTCCAAGGTTAACAGCAGGGCCGGCTTACCAAGAATAGGGAAGAGGACTTTAGGGATAGCCCGGGTGTAGGGCAACAGCCGGGTGCCAAACCCGGCCGCCAGAACCATGGCCTGCACGGCCTATTTCCCCGCACGGCTCTCCTCTGAGGACTCCACCTCTACCTCCCGCAGGCCCTCTTTGAAGGAGCGGATTCCCTTGCCTAGGCCCTTGCCGATTTCTGGGAGTTTGTTGGCTCCGAAGAGGAAAAAGGCGATAATCATGATGATTAAAAGCTCTTGGGTGCCAAGACCAAACATGCCAACCTCCTTGATTATGGCTATGACTTAAGCCATATCAGAGATTAAGCCTCATGAGAAGGGGGCTGCCCTCTTTTACCAAAAATTTTGACCAGAAAGATGCTTAATTCGTAGAGAAAATATAGTGGACCAGCTAGAAGGAGTTGGTTGACGGCGTCCGGTGTAGGGGTCAGGACGGCTGAGACCACAAAGGCCAAGACAAAGGCATAACGCCTGAAGCGCTTAAGTTGGTCCGGACCAATAATACCAGCGTGTCCCAGAATGGTTAGGACAACCGGGAGCTCAAAGGCCAACCCAAAGGCAAAAAGGAGCCTTAGGGCCAGGGAGACATATTCCTGCATGCTGGGCATCAGCCGGAGCCATTGGGAGGCAAACTTGGCCAGAAAACCGGCGGCTGCGGGCAAAAAAACGAAATAGCCGAAGCTGGCCCCTATGAGGAAGGCAAAGGAGGCAAAAATAACCACTGGCAGGGCCAGCCGTCTTTCATGGGGGTAAAGTCCAGGAGCGACAAAAGCCCACGCTTGATAGAGGATTACCGGGCTGGCCAGAAAAGCTCCACTGACAAAGGCTACCTTAAGATAGGTAAAGAAAGCTTCGGGATAAGAGGTGAAGATTATATGTCCTTCTGGAGGAAGGATCCGGTAGAGGGGAGAGGCCAAAAGGTCAAAGAGTTGCCGGATGAAGGCGTAGGATATTATAAATCCTATCGCTGTAGCTGCCAAAGAAATGAGGATCCGTGTTCGTAACTCGGCCAGATGGGCCGTGAGGGGAAGATCCTGATCCTGTAAGTCGGGCTTATCCACCTTTGGCAGAACCCTTGGCAGAGCGTCTGTTTTTTCGAGCTACATAGGTCTTGGGGGGTACCTTTCTCAAAAGGCGCCCCAGGTCTCTCCATAAGGAGCGACTTCCTAAAAAGGCAATAATAACCCGCCGGCCATGTCTTTTGAACATCCCTACATAGGTGCGGCCAGCGACGGCTGTATAACCGGTCTTGCCCCCCAGACACCCTCTGAACAGCCAGAGGGCCTGATTG from Thermosulfuriphilus ammonigenes encodes the following:
- a CDS encoding mechanosensitive ion channel domain-containing protein, translated to MRQLLVVVLLFLTFLPSLGKAGENLPLLSPVKDLRYLEGDPRLRQDFYEERLRLLKKLEREIELLNQKTKERRFKRQLDEAILSLKELPSIWQKLRSPRTPLSVYLPAIPDPGSPPYKVKTFIGLLDVGFQLETQLKTLGDKISLKEAQVKRLSEALDRIYADYLAARERGPSIKAYVLLAEVLTLQARWALSKAELLQAEELEKSLLARKKSFKTTVSRVFTALKVTSQDIVQAERAVSQSQKESEALLRQTNARRQDLEKELALIEVRLVKLGAAPGGSKTGPSWPQKRWETRKERLELTLEVLAEQERLARISLERARFWRDWLVCFKQCSRRETLAKLRKMKAFQRSLRDSKRELWQRLSYLSQQLLLVQSAISLHREEERRYLGRPQGREVARLLNEEKALEKVLDDLNHLLTQEAKHLERLIYECGVVIDLWETRVGPWGRFLEEVKETYLRSQDTLKRVLYYPLFSVGQMTFTLAGAFKFFFILSLGIGVLRFFRRRLERFLVYRLRLATGLVNSLSTLSYYSLLVILVIVALSSVGVNMNQVGLIFGALGVGIGFGLQTIANNFISGIILLTERSLSVGDIVELEDGTLGQVKQITIRSTVIRTFDGLDLIVPNSEFISGRVATWTYGDDWRRLHIPFGVAYGSDPEKVREVASSAARSVPLTVEDDHHPIRVWFKGFGDSSLDFDLVVWIRLYHARPLTGMISDYYYALYRALSEAGIEIPFPQRDLHLRSVDSQILEKLKKQTPDENLSNFR
- a CDS encoding FmdB family zinc ribbon protein, yielding MPIYEYWCLNCRRISSHLVLNTATFEPYCNHCGGRRVKKLISRVNVRLSEETRLERLTDPSLLGGLDENDPRSMMKLIEKMGPLAGDDLEEDFGQMMEEAMEEMEQGSKEDSTSEEAASLSEAVQTTEDKTTRGEV
- a CDS encoding glucose-1-phosphate adenylyltransferase family protein: MDRVVAMILAGGRVDELSVLTFFRPKSAVPFGGLYRVIDFPMSNLMHSGIERAGVLSQYRPYSLINHLDAGAPWDMVGRRRGVFILPPFKGLQASDWYKGTADAVYQNLDFIARFDPELVLIISGDHIYRMDYRPLIEFHRRHRADLTVAFTEIKDITGAHRFGQGEIEDTYPDGGPLVSYVEKPSQLIHPWASLTIYVFRRPVLEEVLEANAQESSHEFGRDIIPKMLGIYRVFGYKHRGYWGYSRTIEEYWQTNMDLLGPLPKIDLCAWQIRTNLAHRDVRDRQPTIVGPKARIENTLFYNGGEILGEVVNSILFPGVRIAEGARVKNSILFYDTVVETGAHLEKVIADAGVVVEAGVRVGAEAGWDGPVTVIGRQSRVASGVEIEPGVTIYPHLTPEAFSRPRYRSGEVIQ
- a CDS encoding glucose-1-phosphate adenylyltransferase family protein, which encodes MRDVIAVLLAGGVGSRLNILVRHRAKPAVPFGGIYRIIDFTLSNVANSGLSQVAVLTQYKPLSLMDHIGDGSAWDFIGRTRAIKILPPKTGEKDWDWYKGTADAVRQNLEFITNRYSRNVLVLSGDHVYYMDYAEMIRFHREKKAQVTVAMMRVPWELTYQFGIGITDENGRIVDWEEKPAKARSNLASMGIYVFDTDYLVRTLETVKGEDFGMHIIPRALAEARVYAFPFTGYWRDVGTIQAYWEANLDLLRPNSGLTPEAWQIYTNLEAEGLPYDRPPVQVFPEAEVIRSVISPACIIQGRVENSVLSPGVFVGKEAVVRDSVIMHDTRIESGALVERSIIDKEVVIGSGAVVGQGDRSLANQEYPKHLYSGLTLIGKWAIVPPGFRVGTNCIIYPRVDLSHYRGEKILADGQTLKA
- the der gene encoding ribosome biogenesis GTPase Der; protein product: MKKGGLPRVAIVGRPNVGKSTLFNRLTRSRKALVEPTAGVTRDRLYGRVRTEDREFILIDTGGLLPGEEDQLTKLTLEQTRAGMAEADLILFLVDAKSGLTPLDEEVAEILRRSGKPVLYVVNKVESPKDEEMASEFYRLGPERLFFVSATQGRGIEELLEAILERLPEAPRGEETEAIKVAFVGRPNVGKSSLVNRLLGEPRMIVSDIPGTTRDSIDTLLKTPDGRCYLLIDTAGIRRRSRTKKVLEKFSALKALSSIKACDIAVVVLTAEEGITDQDQKILSYVEEAGRGCVIVINKWDLLDGRREEANRLREAVRYGARFVPYAPIITTSALTGRRVNKILQAIDQVYSHFCRQVPTSVINRALQEIAAERLPTASTGRKIKFYYATQVKTKPPTILVFTSYPEEIPESYRRFMVGRLREYLGFHFSPLRVVFKERPRRSRP
- a CDS encoding aminoglycoside phosphotransferase family protein; protein product: MFPPPSSSCPDLKALLSLFGVSGQIREEIPGDGSLRRFFRLETDIGPLVAIVPAPGGLFEARCWWLWAKFLYRKGLPVPRPYFFWPEEGVIFTEDLGNWHLEKAYQLNNRVDLLEEAVDILLHLQSLDPHKAPRVFLETTTYGRQLMVFKESAAFVAIFCHQGLKIEVPLSVARDLYSLARVAEASFDQNPVLLHRDFQSRNLMVKDNRLRLIDFQGLRLGPPAYDLASLLRDPYLDLSPSLEEDLLQAYLRLSGRPEAALRRQYDLLALHRHLQALSAFVRLTRAGRRHFAAYISPGLKKLKDLVLRDTFTPFSSLKSFILDLPVDASSLTT
- a CDS encoding nucleotidyltransferase family protein; the protein is MVLAAGFGTRLLPYTRAIPKVLFPILGKPALLLTLERLERLGFRRVAINLHHLPERIVSALKAADLKIETSLFFEKEILLTGGALKGAATFLCQEEATVIINGDIFFGDLDFNHLLKEHFATGCLVTMVVKRGGGNDNLLVERGKVRALRVQGTHTFCGIQVISPKLIDHLPPGPSDLIDTYQRLAPDGLLAAYETKAYICDFGTRESYLKLHEDLLYRRVHLETEPNLATPLVCLSPIQGVELRDWTFVDQQVVIGPGTLIRRSVVWPGAEIAPRAKVEETIVPPSLIFMP
- the tatA gene encoding twin-arginine translocase TatA/TatE family subunit; its protein translation is MFGLGTQELLIIMIIAFFLFGANKLPEIGKGLGKGIRSFKEGLREVEVESSEESRAGK
- the tatC gene encoding twin-arginine translocase subunit TatC, with the protein product MDKPDLQDQDLPLTAHLAELRTRILISLAATAIGFIISYAFIRQLFDLLASPLYRILPPEGHIIFTSYPEAFFTYLKVAFVSGAFLASPVILYQAWAFVAPGLYPHERRLALPVVIFASFAFLIGASFGYFVFLPAAAGFLAKFASQWLRLMPSMQEYVSLALRLLFAFGLAFELPVVLTILGHAGIIGPDQLKRFRRYAFVLAFVVSAVLTPTPDAVNQLLLAGPLYFLYELSIFLVKIFGKRGQPPSHEA